One Melitaea cinxia chromosome 20, ilMelCinx1.1, whole genome shotgun sequence DNA segment encodes these proteins:
- the LOC123663550 gene encoding TWiK family of potassium channels protein 18-like, with amino-acid sequence MKKNMDKNKKKNSINGKYKKNGKIDNYDDVITTCCLCIQTKKSKKKSLIAGCITNFGILAILLVYTLLGAFIFLAIEGGAAKVHQKTLATTSYQANENRNTIPLPKVNSSIAQVSAELRTQTVESIWEITVSLNILYKENWTRLAAQEIARFQEKLVARVAADVSEQYGDARALESAPALVTDDYEWNFAKAFLYSLTILTTIGYGSVAPKTALGKAVTIGYAVIGIPLTLLYLSVVGALLSRLARSIFSRALCCCLCSKCGYCCLDERTMTTKERKEKLRRQDDFRSQTLHLQEPYYVRSPSGTIISASQANSLSTNSIKDKAQGLHFLRDCDSMSCDTDSKISLRGFSILAPISLCLAAIFTYIFFGALILYQLEGWSVIDGVYFCFMSLSTIGFGHLAPGLTQKNGASSGTIWFCSIYIMTGLALTAMCFNVLHDEIVHRLRHHERFLKANNNPKTSTPEFLQRS; translated from the exons atgaagaaaaatatggataaaaataagaaaaagaatagTATTAAcggaaaatataagaaaaatggCAAGATAGATAACTATGATGATGTCATTACAACTTGCTGTCTTTGCATTCAAACAAAAAAGAGCAAAAAGAAAAGTTTAATCGCTGGATGCATTACAAATTTTGGTATTTTGGCAATTTTACTAGTATACACCCTATTAGGCGCATTTATTTTCCTTGCGATAGAAGGTGGTGCTGCAAAAGTGCATCAGAAAACGCTAGCAACAACATCATATCAGGcaaatgaaaatagaaatacaaTTCCATTACCAAAAGTCAACAGCAGCATCGCACAAGTCAGCGCTGAGTTACGTACTCAAACAGTCGAAAGCATATGGGAAATAACggtttctttaaatattttgtataaagaaaattgGACGAGACTAGCTGCTCAGGAAATTGCTAGATTTCAAGAAAAATTAGTAGCACGAGTTGCCGCGGATGTATCAGAACAATATGGGGACGCGAGAGCGTTGGAATCGGCTCCAGCACTGGTCACGGATGACTACGAATGGAATTTTGCTAAAGCCTTTCTCTATTCATTAACCATTTTAACAACAATAG gtTATGGTAGCGTCGCACCCAAAACTGCGCTTGGAAAAGCTGTCACGATTGGATATGCCGTTATAGGTATTCCTCTTACGCTATTGTATTTGTCTGTTGTGGGAGCGCTGCTATCAAGACTTGCTCGTAGTATCTTCAGTCGAGCATTATGCTGCTGCTTATGTTCAAAATGTGGATACTGCTGCCTCGATGAAAGAACAATGACTACGAAGGaacgaaaagaaaaattaagacGTCAAGATGATTTCAGATCTCAGACATTGCATTTACAAGAGCCTTATTATGTTCGATCACCTTCTGGAACAATTATTTCTGCGTCACAAGCTAACAGTCTTAGCACAAATTCCATAAAAGATAAGGCCCAAGGGCTACACTTTCTTCGTGACTGTGATTCGATGAGTTGTGATACAGATTCAAAAATATCTTTGCGTGGATTTTCAATACTGGCACCTATTTCCTTATGTCTAGCGGCAATTTTCACCTATATTTTCTTTGGAGCTCTCATCTTATACCAGCTAGAAGGTTGGAGTGTTATAGACGGAGTTTATTTTTGCTTCATGAGTCTAAGTACTATTGGATTTGGACATTTGGCACCAGGATTAACTCAGAAAAATGGTGCTTCCTCGGGTACTATTTGGTTTTGTTCGATCTATATTATGACTGGATTGGCATTAACAGCTATGTGTTTCAACGTTCTTCACGACGAAATCGTACATCGATTGAGGCACCACGAAAGGTTTCTCAAAGCTAATAATAATCCGAAGACTTCGACTCCTGAGTTTCTGCAAAGGTCTTGA